A genomic stretch from Nitrospira sp. includes:
- a CDS encoding neuraminidase-like domain-containing protein, translated as MNLELDVTADESKDMGWRQWASKKQYRVCEANLKIFLYPENWVEPELRDDKSPFFLELENTLLQSDITSESAEQAYVTYLARLDEVARLEIGGVFHQPGEGGAPDEYHAFARTHADPPTYFYRKWVGQARWTPWQRLDLDIPGGRYSAAHMESTALPLLAYIHS; from the coding sequence ATGAACCTTGAGTTAGATGTGACGGCCGATGAGTCGAAAGACATGGGTTGGCGGCAGTGGGCTTCGAAGAAGCAATACCGAGTGTGCGAAGCTAACCTGAAGATTTTCCTCTACCCGGAGAATTGGGTCGAACCGGAGCTACGTGACGACAAGTCACCGTTCTTCCTTGAACTGGAGAATACACTGCTCCAGTCGGATATCACATCGGAGTCGGCTGAACAGGCTTATGTCACCTACTTGGCTCGGCTTGATGAGGTAGCCCGGCTTGAAATCGGCGGTGTTTTCCACCAACCCGGGGAGGGTGGAGCGCCCGACGAATATCACGCGTTCGCACGCACTCATGCCGACCCGCCCACGTACTTCTATCGCAAATGGGTCGGGCAGGCACGGTGGACACCTTGGCAGCGGCTCGATCTGGATATTCCAGGCGGCAGATATTCTGCCGCTCATATGGAATCGACGGCTCTACCTCTTCTGGCCTATATTCACTCGTAA